A single genomic interval of Aminivibrio sp. harbors:
- a CDS encoding PilN domain-containing protein → MKVKLDLRPRSLVESRRRKVNAARVLLVSLFLAFVLVGGVTFGLAFLKVSGMGSQVAMLNDQVAIQQAQNLKMSNEIKRLAGVEAVYVSALTLLQEELPALEFLNSIETSLPLGVWISSVSVDPGKATIKGNAYVENDVVEFAKGLLDAGVVATVDFPVTTRVVKNQESMVDFTLSCMLRDLAGISARNPGEGGGIR, encoded by the coding sequence ATGAAGGTGAAACTGGACCTGCGGCCACGCTCTCTGGTGGAGTCCCGCAGAAGAAAGGTCAATGCCGCGAGGGTGTTGCTGGTGTCGCTCTTTCTTGCTTTTGTCCTTGTCGGGGGAGTGACTTTCGGCCTTGCCTTCCTGAAGGTGAGCGGCATGGGCTCGCAGGTGGCCATGCTGAACGACCAGGTGGCCATCCAGCAGGCGCAGAACCTGAAGATGTCCAACGAGATCAAGCGGCTTGCAGGCGTGGAAGCGGTGTACGTTTCGGCCCTGACGCTGCTGCAGGAGGAGCTTCCTGCCCTCGAGTTCCTGAACTCCATCGAGACGTCCCTGCCCCTTGGGGTGTGGATTTCTTCCGTGTCGGTGGATCCGGGGAAGGCGACCATCAAGGGGAACGCCTACGTGGAAAACGACGTGGTGGAGTTCGCCAAGGGGCTTCTTGACGCGGGCGTGGTGGCTACGGTGGATTTCCCGGTGACCACAAGGGTGGTAAAGAACCAGGAATCCATGGTTGATTTCACCCTTTCGTGCATGCTCA